A genomic window from Synechococcus sp. HK05 includes:
- a CDS encoding AAA family ATPase, which translates to MVSAPITPQRITDDLDRLLEVLPEAVRQALAPVEAREQLLEVVLDLGRVPEARYPGRAVSLGEAVVERADLAAVVEQLGAFGGDNRAGIERTLHRISAIRNRTGTIVGLTCRVGRAVFGTVAMVRDLMDSGQSLLLMGRPGVGKTTALREIARVLADDLGKRVVVIDTSNEIAGDGDIPHPAIGRARRMQVARPELQHQVMIEAVENHMPEVIVIDEIGTELEAQAARTIAERGVMLVATAHGNELANLVKNPTLSDLVGGIESVTLGDEEARRRRTQKTVLERAAEPTFPLAVEMHSRHRWLVHRDVARTVDLLLRGQLPRPQVRELDGDGRLHLQEPSPPQALIRPEPAQGGRPPLPRRPRELAPVPLPDPVAAPAPAEAVDEAKAAAPQAPLLLYRVGVSALLLEQAIRSRRLPVQCVDAVEEADVVLALRQHLGQQPELRRRAQQAGVPILVIKADTLPQVQRGLERLLQRREPAEPPQAEPGRSGADDDLAALEECRLAVEQLVLAKGQPVELLPRSERVRRLQAELAARYQLTSADFGSGRQQRLRIFPR; encoded by the coding sequence ATGGTTTCCGCTCCAATCACCCCCCAGCGCATCACCGACGATCTCGACCGCCTGCTGGAGGTGTTGCCCGAGGCCGTGCGGCAGGCGCTGGCACCCGTGGAGGCGCGCGAGCAGCTGTTGGAAGTGGTGCTCGATCTGGGCCGGGTGCCGGAGGCCCGCTACCCCGGCCGGGCCGTGAGCCTCGGCGAGGCGGTGGTGGAGCGGGCCGATCTGGCCGCCGTGGTGGAGCAACTGGGGGCCTTCGGCGGCGACAACCGCGCCGGCATCGAGCGCACCCTGCACCGCATCAGCGCCATCCGCAACCGCACCGGCACGATCGTGGGACTCACCTGCCGGGTGGGGAGGGCCGTGTTCGGCACGGTGGCGATGGTGCGGGATCTGATGGATTCGGGCCAATCGCTGCTGCTGATGGGCCGCCCCGGCGTGGGCAAAACCACCGCCCTGCGCGAGATCGCCCGGGTGCTGGCCGATGACCTGGGCAAGCGGGTGGTGGTGATCGACACCAGCAACGAGATCGCCGGCGATGGCGACATTCCCCACCCCGCCATCGGCCGGGCCCGGCGCATGCAGGTGGCCCGTCCCGAACTGCAGCACCAGGTGATGATCGAGGCGGTGGAAAACCACATGCCGGAAGTCATCGTGATCGATGAAATCGGCACGGAGCTCGAAGCGCAGGCGGCGCGCACCATCGCCGAGCGGGGCGTGATGCTCGTGGCCACAGCCCACGGCAACGAGCTCGCCAACCTGGTGAAGAACCCCACCCTCAGCGATCTGGTGGGGGGCATCGAATCGGTGACCCTCGGTGATGAGGAAGCCCGGCGACGGCGCACCCAGAAAACCGTGCTGGAGCGCGCCGCCGAGCCCACCTTCCCCCTGGCGGTGGAGATGCACAGCCGCCACCGCTGGCTGGTGCATCGCGATGTGGCCCGCACCGTGGATCTGCTGCTGCGCGGCCAGCTGCCGCGGCCGCAGGTGCGCGAACTCGATGGCGATGGCCGCCTGCACCTCCAGGAACCGAGCCCGCCCCAGGCCCTGATCCGCCCAGAACCGGCCCAGGGCGGACGGCCGCCGCTGCCGCGCCGCCCTCGCGAACTGGCTCCGGTGCCCCTGCCGGATCCAGTGGCCGCTCCCGCGCCCGCCGAGGCAGTGGATGAAGCCAAGGCCGCCGCCCCCCAGGCGCCACTGCTGCTCTACAGGGTGGGCGTGAGTGCGCTGTTGCTGGAGCAGGCGATCCGCAGCCGCCGCCTGCCGGTGCAGTGCGTGGATGCCGTGGAAGAGGCCGATGTGGTGCTGGCCCTACGGCAGCACCTGGGCCAGCAACCGGAGCTGCGGCGCCGGGCCCAACAGGCCGGCGTGCCGATCCTGGTGATCAAGGCCGACACCCTTCCGCAGGTGCAACGGGGCCTCGAGCGGCTGCTGCAGCGCCGGGAGCCGGCGGAGCCCCCCCAGGCCGAGCCGGGCCGCAGCGGCGCCGACGACGATCTGGCCGCCCTGGAGGAGTGCCGCCTGGCCGTGGAGCAGCTCGTGCTGGCCAAGGGGCAACCGGTGGAATTGCTGCCCCGCAGCGAGCGGGTGCGTCGCCTGCAGGCGGAGCTGGCTGCCCGCTATCAGCTGACCTCGGCCGACTTCGGCAGCGGCCGCCAGCAGCGGCTGCGCATCTTTCCGCGCTGA
- a CDS encoding LdpA C-terminal domain-containing domain → MSTLAAAEAALAAGRFVKLICGAGNQDLAAIEDLCAVYSLAGVHCIDVAANAAVAAAARRGMAWAEARGAARPWLMLSLSDGADPHFRKASFDPQRCPSDCLRPCQRVCPALAIGPSGGVLAERCYGCGRCLPACPLGLIDEQQVLLSPEVVPQLLASVQPDAVELHTQAGRQEAFAQRLQQVQASGIRLQRLAVSCGLERGAQGGSGAAGAQTSPLSARELAAELWQRFALLRAAGFRPLWQLDGRPMSGDVGAGTARSAVKLLEAIRPWAPPGPLQLAGGTNAHTAELLSAGAGAAGVAFGGMARSLLQPLLLEAEAHGGLLRDCPELFEQALNLAQALLAPWQRR, encoded by the coding sequence TTGAGCACGCTGGCGGCTGCCGAAGCCGCCCTGGCGGCCGGCCGCTTCGTGAAACTGATCTGCGGCGCCGGCAATCAAGACCTGGCCGCGATCGAAGATCTATGCGCCGTGTACAGCCTCGCCGGCGTGCACTGCATTGATGTAGCCGCCAATGCCGCCGTGGCCGCCGCAGCGCGGCGCGGCATGGCCTGGGCTGAGGCACGCGGCGCCGCCAGACCCTGGCTGATGCTCAGCCTCAGCGACGGGGCCGATCCCCATTTCCGCAAGGCGAGCTTTGATCCCCAGCGCTGCCCAAGCGACTGCCTCAGGCCCTGCCAACGGGTTTGTCCAGCCCTGGCCATCGGCCCCAGCGGCGGTGTGTTGGCAGAGCGCTGTTACGGCTGCGGCCGCTGCCTGCCCGCCTGCCCCCTGGGCCTGATCGATGAGCAGCAGGTGCTGCTCAGCCCCGAGGTGGTGCCGCAGCTGCTGGCCAGCGTGCAACCCGATGCGGTGGAGTTGCACACCCAGGCGGGCCGCCAGGAGGCCTTTGCCCAACGGCTGCAGCAGGTGCAGGCCAGCGGGATACGCCTCCAGCGCCTGGCGGTGAGCTGCGGCCTCGAGCGCGGGGCCCAGGGCGGCTCCGGGGCCGCCGGCGCCCAAACCAGCCCCCTCAGCGCGCGCGAACTGGCGGCGGAGCTATGGCAGCGCTTTGCCCTGCTGCGCGCGGCAGGGTTCCGGCCGCTCTGGCAACTCGATGGCCGGCCGATGAGCGGTGATGTGGGTGCCGGCACGGCCCGCTCCGCCGTGAAGCTGTTGGAGGCGATCCGCCCCTGGGCCCCGCCAGGCCCCCTGCAGCTGGCTGGCGGCACCAACGCCCACACCGCTGAGCTGCTCTCCGCCGGGGCGGGTGCGGCGGGTGTGGCCTTCGGCGGCATGGCCCGCAGCCTGCTGCAACCGTTGCTGCTAGAGGCCGAAGCGCACGGCGGGTTGCTGCGGGACTGCCCGGAGCTGTTCGAGCAGGCCCTGAACCTGGCCCAGGCCCTCCTGGCGCCCTGGCAGCGCCGCTGA
- the ndhN gene encoding NAD(P)H-quinone oxidoreductase subunit N, which translates to MPLLLTGRGFRQELERAGALALYAPLEGGAETRLLRRMRAAGYRAQITSARGLGDPEAFLLQQHGVRPPHLGHQSVGRGAAVGEVQMAAPQLGHLFDGNAPVLLWLLEGQVLSQAELAALLELTRREPRLKIVVELGGARSLRWQPLASVLAQAA; encoded by the coding sequence ATGCCCCTGCTGCTCACCGGCCGCGGATTCCGCCAGGAGCTGGAGCGGGCTGGCGCTCTCGCCCTCTACGCACCTTTAGAAGGTGGAGCCGAAACGCGCCTGCTGCGCCGTATGCGCGCCGCGGGCTACCGAGCCCAGATCACCTCAGCTCGGGGGCTGGGGGATCCAGAAGCCTTCCTGCTGCAGCAACACGGTGTGCGCCCGCCCCACCTCGGCCACCAAAGTGTGGGTCGTGGCGCAGCGGTGGGTGAGGTGCAGATGGCCGCCCCCCAGCTCGGCCACCTCTTTGATGGCAACGCGCCGGTGCTGCTTTGGCTGCTGGAAGGCCAGGTGCTCTCCCAGGCCGAACTGGCCGCCCTGCTTGAGCTCACCCGCCGTGAACCGCGCCTGAAGATCGTGGTGGAGCTGGGTGGTGCCCGGTCCCTGCGCTGGCAGCCGCTGGCTTCGGTGCTCGCCCAGGCCGCTTGA